Proteins encoded together in one Ciona intestinalis chromosome 1, KH, whole genome shotgun sequence window:
- the LOC100177266 gene encoding ras-related protein Rab-12-like, with translation ILVVFEVRLVDLISTKAFKDVVSGRLESVTENGSNHNGNTSNIDIGSTCGATTTYATGEGGGLRQRRTSEHKKTETTRQRKNSPQKAKGSKDDGSSSPLLQHPTVDLKLQMILIGDRNVGKTCFLERYTDDLFREESKSTVGIDFRIKTVTVGGRRIRLQIWDTAGQERFNSITTAYYRNARGILLLYDVTNPESYRNITKWMKLIEEYGRSDVEVAIVGNKADLENVQVNTHKARNFAENCGFIFYETSAKASLNVDTVFVNLIYKILKQIPQPHERNPQIRRKTMTSQALCEDANAKRSYKCC, from the exons ATTTTGGTTGTATTTGAAGTGAGGTTGGTGGATTTAATAAGTACCAAAGCTTTTAAAGATGTCGTCTCCGGAAGGCTGGAAAGTGTCACTGAAAACGGTAGCAACCATAACGGTAACACCAGCAATATAGATATTGGTTCAACATGCGGTGCCACAACAACATATGCAACGGGTGAAGGTGGAGGTTTACGTCAGAGGCGAACATCTGAACATAAAAAGACAGAAACAACAAGACAAAGAAAGAACTCCCCACAAAAGGCAAAAGG AAGCAAAGATGACGGAAGCTCATCTCCACTGCTCCAACATCCAACTGTTGATCTTAAGTTACAAATGATTCTCATCGGAGACAGGAACGTCGGGAAGACATGTTTCTTGGAGAGATACACAGATGATTTGTTCCGAGAAGAGTCAAAGTCCACAGTCG GAATCGATTTTCGCATCAAGACTGTCACAGTGGGGGGTAGAAGAATAAGGCTTCAAATTTG GGATACAGCGGGACAAGAACGATTTAACAGCATCACGACAGCTTATTACAGAAACGCACGCGGTATTCTTCTtctatatgacgtcacaaacccaGAATCATACCGCAACATTACAAAGTGGATGAAACTTATTGAGGAG TACGGCAGGAGTGACGTGGAAGTGGCGATCGTTGGAAACAAAGCGGATCTGGAGAACGTACAAGTCAACACACACAAAGCTAGAAAC TTTGCCGAAAACTGCGGCTTCATTTTCTACGAAACAAGCGCCAAAGCAAGTTTAAACGTGGACACAGTGTTTGTTAATCTAATATACAAAATTCTTAAACAG ATACCTCAGCCTCACGAACGAAATCCACAAATCCGACGAaaaacaatgacgtcacaggcatTATGCGAGGACGCGAACGCGAAGCGAAGTTACAAATGTtgctga